In one window of uncultured Acetobacteroides sp. DNA:
- a CDS encoding glucose-6-phosphate isomerase, with amino-acid sequence MVKVNVDLSKTAAFAAAQEIEGLSQLAKESNKALHDGTGKGNDFLGWVNLPYEISSEHIADIKQAAATLSKGVDVVVVIGIGGSYLGAKAVIDALSNSFTQYTKGAHPHIVYAGHNIGEEYHAELLDYIKTQSAGCIVISKSGTTTEPAIAFRLIKQHIEEKYGKEEAKRRIVAITDESKGALRQLADTEGYKTFVIPDNVGGRYSVLTPVGLLPIAVAGFDIAKLVDGAKQMAEQCKPEVAFAQNPAEQYAAIRNVLYGKGKKVEMLVNFNPKLHFMAEWWKQLYGESEGKENKGIFPAAADFSTDLHSMGQYIQEGERILFETFLGIGSVNRDLRVPADKENLDKLNFLADKHIDYVNKMAELGTILAHIDGGVPAIRLNIEKVDEVNLGALIYFFEKACGISGYMLGVNPFNQPGVEAYKANMFALLEKPGFEEEGKKIRARL; translated from the coding sequence ATGGTAAAAGTCAATGTAGATCTCAGCAAAACCGCAGCATTTGCGGCTGCTCAGGAGATTGAAGGATTGAGCCAACTTGCAAAGGAGAGCAACAAGGCATTGCATGATGGCACCGGAAAAGGCAACGATTTCCTAGGATGGGTTAACCTCCCATACGAAATTTCAAGCGAGCACATCGCCGACATTAAGCAGGCAGCAGCAACCCTTTCAAAGGGTGTTGACGTAGTGGTTGTCATCGGCATTGGCGGCTCATACCTAGGTGCAAAAGCGGTTATCGATGCGCTTTCGAATAGCTTCACACAATATACAAAGGGAGCACACCCACATATCGTTTATGCCGGTCACAACATTGGCGAAGAATACCACGCCGAGCTACTTGACTACATAAAAACACAGTCAGCTGGCTGCATCGTGATTTCGAAATCGGGTACAACAACCGAACCTGCCATCGCATTCCGACTAATCAAGCAACATATTGAGGAAAAATACGGAAAAGAAGAGGCAAAACGCAGAATCGTAGCCATCACCGACGAATCGAAAGGTGCGCTTCGCCAGCTAGCCGATACCGAAGGGTACAAAACATTCGTAATTCCAGATAATGTAGGTGGACGCTACTCCGTGCTCACCCCAGTTGGCCTGCTACCAATTGCTGTTGCAGGATTCGACATTGCCAAGCTTGTTGATGGTGCAAAACAAATGGCAGAGCAATGCAAACCAGAAGTCGCGTTTGCACAAAACCCAGCAGAGCAGTATGCAGCCATCCGCAACGTACTTTATGGCAAAGGCAAAAAAGTAGAAATGCTTGTAAACTTCAACCCTAAGCTGCACTTTATGGCTGAGTGGTGGAAGCAACTCTACGGCGAAAGCGAGGGCAAGGAAAATAAAGGTATTTTCCCTGCTGCAGCAGATTTTTCTACCGACCTTCACTCAATGGGACAATACATCCAAGAAGGAGAAAGAATCCTATTTGAAACATTCCTAGGCATTGGAAGCGTAAACCGCGACCTTCGTGTTCCTGCCGATAAGGAAAACCTCGACAAGCTAAACTTCCTTGCTGATAAACATATCGACTATGTAAATAAGATGGCAGAACTTGGCACAATCCTAGCCCACATCGACGGTGGAGTTCCTGCTATCCGCCTCAACATCGAGAAAGTCGACGAGGTAAACCTTGGTGCCCTTATCTACTTCTTCGAAAAAGCCTGTGGAATCAGTGGATACATGCTTGGCGTCAACCCATTTAACCAACCAGGCGTTGAAGCCTACAAGGCAAACATGTTTGCGCTACTCGAAAAGCCCGGATTTGAAGAAGAAGGAAAGAAAATTAGAGCAAGACTATAA
- a CDS encoding NAD(P)H-dependent glycerol-3-phosphate dehydrogenase: protein MQRKSSISLSPTSRYAVLGSGSWATAIVKILSYSIDSLGWYVRSEDALRHIEQFGHNPKYLSSINIDTKKVWLTNDINRIIEEADVLIVVIPSAFLVDSLKQITGSIKNKFIVSAVKGIVPDCNLTIAEYFNQHYGIPFDNIGVVTGPCHAEEVALERLSYLTLACKSRDNAQMLADKFECQFIKTTTTTDIYGVEYAAVLKNIYAIASGICHGLGYGDNFQAVLVSNAQREIKRFLDGTYPSKRKVDTSAYLGDLLVTCYSNFSRNRTFGSMIGKGYTVKATMAEMNMVAEGYYASSCIYAINDKYHINMPIADAVYSILYQEANPRPTIKRLVDQLK from the coding sequence ATGCAACGAAAAAGCAGCATATCCCTGTCTCCCACCTCGCGCTACGCCGTTCTCGGAAGCGGAAGCTGGGCTACCGCCATCGTAAAGATTCTCAGCTACAGCATAGATTCGCTCGGCTGGTACGTAAGATCAGAGGATGCCCTAAGGCACATCGAACAGTTTGGGCATAACCCAAAATACCTAAGCTCGATAAACATCGACACGAAGAAGGTATGGCTCACCAACGACATCAACCGAATTATTGAGGAGGCGGATGTGCTGATCGTGGTTATTCCATCGGCATTTCTGGTCGACTCTCTCAAGCAAATCACCGGCTCTATAAAGAATAAGTTCATCGTATCTGCAGTTAAAGGAATAGTTCCCGACTGCAACCTTACGATTGCCGAATACTTCAACCAGCATTACGGAATACCCTTCGACAATATCGGGGTAGTAACAGGCCCCTGCCACGCCGAAGAGGTAGCCCTCGAACGCCTATCCTACCTTACGCTGGCCTGCAAAAGTCGCGACAATGCGCAAATGCTCGCCGATAAGTTCGAATGCCAGTTCATCAAGACGACCACCACAACCGACATCTACGGAGTAGAGTACGCCGCCGTTTTGAAAAACATCTATGCAATTGCCTCGGGCATCTGCCACGGGCTAGGCTATGGCGACAACTTCCAAGCGGTGCTGGTGTCAAATGCTCAGCGAGAGATAAAGCGCTTCCTCGACGGCACCTATCCGAGCAAGCGCAAGGTCGACACATCAGCCTACCTTGGAGATTTACTGGTTACCTGCTACTCCAACTTTAGCCGAAACCGAACTTTCGGCAGCATGATTGGGAAAGGATACACCGTTAAAGCAACAATGGCCGAAATGAACATGGTTGCCGAAGGATACTATGCCAGCAGCTGCATCTACGCCATCAACGACAAGTATCACATAAATATGCCCATCGCCGATGCCGTTTACAGCATCCTCTACCAAGAAGCAAACCCAAGACCAACCATAAAAAGATTGGTAGACCAGCTTAAATAG
- the lysS gene encoding lysine--tRNA ligase, whose product MNLDLSEQEIIRRNSLEELQKLGINPYPAERFEVNANTEAIRTQFDPEKGNFQEVSIAGRMMTRRIMGSASFFELQDEKGKIQVYVRRDDICPEGDPTLYNTFFKKLLDIGDIVGVKGFVFITKTGELSIHTSELKLLSKSLRPLPIVKEKEGQVFDAFTDPEQRYRQRYVDLIVNPQVREVFIQRAKIISTMREFFNSKGYLEVETPILQPIPGGASARPFITHHNALDIPLYLRIANELYLKRLIVGGFDGVYEFAKDFRNEGMDRTHNPEFTVMEIYVAYKDYFWMMEFTEQMLEKVAMALHGTTQVQVGDKTIDFKAPFRRITMLDAIKEYTGIDISAMNEDELRAVCKNLDVEVDETFGKAKLIDEIFGEKCEGNFIQPTFVTDYPIEMSPLCKRHRSNPALTERFELMVNGKELCNAYSELNDPIDQLARFHDQMKLSEKGDDEAMFIDMDFVRALEFGMPTCSGMGIGIDRLAMLMTNQPSIQDVLFFPQMRPEKKLVKDDAAAYTAIGVPEEWVAVIQKMGYLTVESMKKIPAGKLFNELCGMNKKHKLGLTNPTADAVKGWVEA is encoded by the coding sequence ATCAATTTAGACTTAAGCGAGCAGGAGATAATACGCCGCAACTCGTTGGAGGAGCTGCAAAAGCTGGGCATCAACCCATACCCCGCAGAACGGTTCGAAGTTAACGCCAACACCGAAGCAATCCGCACCCAGTTCGACCCCGAAAAGGGCAACTTCCAGGAGGTAAGCATCGCCGGTAGAATGATGACCCGCCGCATTATGGGCAGCGCGTCGTTCTTCGAGTTGCAGGACGAAAAGGGGAAGATCCAGGTGTACGTTCGCCGCGATGACATCTGCCCAGAGGGCGACCCAACGCTGTACAACACCTTCTTCAAGAAGCTGCTGGACATTGGCGACATCGTCGGCGTTAAGGGCTTTGTCTTCATCACCAAAACGGGAGAACTCTCCATCCACACAAGCGAGCTCAAGCTGCTCTCCAAGTCGCTCCGTCCACTCCCTATCGTAAAGGAGAAGGAGGGGCAGGTGTTTGACGCCTTCACCGATCCCGAGCAGCGCTACCGCCAGCGCTACGTGGACCTGATCGTGAACCCTCAGGTAAGGGAGGTGTTCATCCAGCGCGCCAAGATCATCAGCACCATGCGCGAGTTCTTCAACTCGAAGGGTTACCTAGAGGTGGAAACCCCCATCCTTCAGCCAATCCCTGGAGGTGCATCGGCAAGACCATTTATCACGCATCATAATGCGCTCGACATACCGCTCTACCTCCGCATCGCCAACGAGCTTTACCTGAAGAGGCTCATCGTGGGCGGCTTCGACGGCGTGTACGAGTTCGCCAAGGACTTCCGCAACGAGGGAATGGACCGCACCCACAACCCCGAGTTTACGGTAATGGAGATATACGTGGCCTACAAGGACTACTTCTGGATGATGGAGTTCACCGAGCAGATGCTCGAGAAGGTAGCCATGGCGCTGCACGGCACCACCCAGGTGCAGGTCGGCGACAAGACGATCGACTTTAAGGCGCCCTTCCGCCGCATCACCATGCTCGACGCCATCAAGGAGTACACCGGCATCGACATCTCGGCGATGAACGAGGATGAGCTAAGAGCCGTTTGCAAGAACCTGGACGTAGAGGTTGACGAGACCTTCGGCAAGGCCAAGCTGATCGACGAGATCTTCGGCGAGAAGTGCGAGGGCAACTTCATCCAGCCCACCTTCGTGACGGACTACCCCATCGAGATGTCGCCGCTGTGCAAGCGCCACCGCAGCAACCCCGCCCTCACCGAGCGATTCGAGCTGATGGTGAACGGCAAGGAGCTCTGCAACGCCTACTCGGAGCTGAACGACCCCATCGACCAGCTAGCGCGCTTCCATGATCAGATGAAGCTTTCGGAGAAGGGCGACGACGAGGCGATGTTCATCGACATGGACTTCGTGCGTGCGCTGGAATTTGGTATGCCAACCTGCTCGGGTATGGGCATCGGCATCGACCGCCTCGCCATGCTCATGACCAACCAGCCATCCATTCAGGACGTTCTTTTCTTCCCACAAATGCGCCCCGAAAAGAAGCTGGTTAAAGATGATGCCGCCGCCTACACCGCCATCGGAGTTCCAGAAGAGTGGGTTGCCGTAATCCAGAAGATGGGCTACCTAACGGTTGAGTCGATGAAAAAAATTCCTGCAGGCAAGCTCTTCAACGAGCTTTGCGGCATGAACAAGAAGCACAAGCTAGGGCTAACCAACCCAACAGCCGACGCTGTTAAGGGCTGGGTTGAAGCCTAA
- a CDS encoding class I SAM-dependent methyltransferase, whose amino-acid sequence MSDSYSSIADNYDYIFPLNPLQKMFLTNRFPSDKNISVLDLGCGTGSLAIALAEEDYKVVGIDNDPKMIDVAQSKFKGKNPVFLVEDMTKLQRSFKAESFDAIFSFGNSLVHLGDPDAIENLFQTAKTLLKPGGTFFGQIINYRRIFDKMVTGLPTIDNEHISFERGYQFTGPGEPLYFKTRLLTKKDGKILENQEKLYPLLPEEALFFLENAGFYDIDLYGAFNGDGLLSDSYSFIFVAR is encoded by the coding sequence ATGAGTGACTCATATAGCAGTATTGCGGACAATTACGACTACATATTCCCGCTAAATCCGCTACAAAAGATGTTTTTGACAAACAGATTTCCATCTGACAAAAACATCTCGGTATTAGATTTAGGTTGTGGAACAGGGAGTTTAGCCATAGCGTTGGCTGAAGAAGACTACAAAGTCGTAGGAATCGACAACGATCCCAAAATGATCGATGTCGCACAATCCAAATTTAAGGGGAAGAATCCTGTCTTTTTAGTTGAAGACATGACTAAACTCCAACGGAGTTTCAAAGCCGAGTCGTTTGATGCCATTTTCAGTTTTGGGAACTCCTTGGTACATCTTGGCGACCCAGACGCTATCGAGAACCTTTTCCAGACGGCCAAAACGCTTCTTAAACCAGGAGGTACGTTTTTCGGACAGATCATCAACTATCGTCGCATTTTCGACAAGATGGTAACTGGTCTTCCAACAATTGACAACGAGCACATCAGCTTCGAGCGAGGCTACCAGTTTACAGGGCCAGGGGAACCTCTCTATTTTAAGACAAGACTTCTCACTAAAAAAGATGGAAAGATTCTTGAGAACCAAGAAAAGCTTTACCCTCTTCTACCAGAAGAAGCCCTATTCTTTCTTGAGAATGCCGGCTTTTACGACATTGACCTCTATGGAGCATTTAACGGAGACGGACTTCTTTCCGACAGTTACTCGTTTATCTTTGTTGCCAGATAA